In Pseudocalidococcus azoricus BACA0444, a single genomic region encodes these proteins:
- the ycf46 gene encoding stress-responsive protein Ycf46, with the protein MREELSILIQAQYPLIYLLTSEEERAEQAIAEIAHLSDQPHRHHRKVYIWTVTHGVVEYGQPRNVSHHNTVSPEAAIQWVVHQREPGIYVFKDIHPFIDSPPVTRSLRDAVASFKGTQKTLILMSPEAAQRIPVELEKEIAVVDYPLPSITDLDGILESQLDGTKPKKLQAETREKLVKAALGLTLDEAQKVYRKAKVTAGRLTEAEVEIVLSEKKQLIRRNGILEYIEVDETIDSVGGLEEMKVWLQQRSNAFSEKARDYGLPQPKGMLILGVPGCGKSLIAKTTSRLWGLPLLRLDMGRVYDGSMVGRSEANLRNALKTAESISPAILFIDEMDKAFAGGAGSADSDGGTSSRIFGSFLTWMQEKNSPVFVLATANRVEKLPGEFLRKGRFDEIFFVDLPNAEERQDIFRIHLSKRRRDIDRFDLEQLAQVCDGFSGAEIEQAIVAAMYEAFAQGREFTQLDIIATSRATQPLSKTMQEQVTALRDWARQRARPAAASVAEYQRLEF; encoded by the coding sequence ATGCGTGAAGAACTGAGCATCCTGATCCAGGCCCAGTACCCTTTGATCTATCTGCTGACATCAGAAGAAGAACGGGCCGAACAAGCCATTGCCGAAATTGCTCACCTTTCCGATCAACCCCATCGTCACCACCGCAAAGTCTATATCTGGACGGTCACCCACGGTGTCGTTGAATATGGCCAGCCCCGCAACGTCAGTCATCACAACACCGTCTCCCCAGAAGCCGCCATTCAATGGGTTGTCCATCAACGGGAACCGGGAATCTATGTCTTCAAGGATATTCACCCCTTCATTGACTCGCCCCCAGTGACTCGCTCCCTCAGAGATGCTGTAGCCAGTTTCAAAGGGACTCAAAAAACCCTCATCCTCATGTCTCCCGAAGCGGCTCAACGCATTCCAGTAGAGCTAGAAAAAGAAATTGCCGTTGTGGATTATCCCCTTCCCAGCATTACAGATTTAGATGGTATTCTCGAATCCCAATTAGACGGAACCAAGCCGAAAAAACTCCAGGCTGAAACACGGGAAAAGCTGGTTAAAGCAGCCCTAGGATTAACTCTTGATGAAGCCCAAAAAGTCTATCGAAAAGCCAAAGTTACTGCCGGCCGCCTGACCGAAGCTGAAGTTGAAATCGTTCTCTCTGAGAAAAAGCAACTGATCCGCCGCAACGGGATTTTGGAATATATCGAAGTGGATGAAACCATTGATTCGGTTGGTGGTTTAGAGGAAATGAAGGTTTGGCTCCAACAACGGTCTAATGCTTTCTCGGAAAAAGCCCGGGACTATGGCCTGCCCCAGCCAAAAGGGATGTTGATTTTGGGGGTTCCCGGTTGCGGAAAATCCTTGATTGCCAAAACCACCTCCCGCCTTTGGGGCTTGCCTTTGTTGCGCTTAGATATGGGCCGGGTCTATGACGGATCGATGGTCGGTCGCTCGGAAGCTAATCTTCGCAATGCCCTGAAAACGGCTGAGTCCATTTCTCCGGCAATCTTGTTTATTGACGAGATGGATAAAGCCTTTGCGGGGGGGGCTGGGTCAGCGGATTCTGATGGTGGCACATCGAGTCGGATTTTTGGCTCCTTCCTGACTTGGATGCAGGAAAAAAATTCCCCCGTCTTTGTCCTGGCCACCGCTAACCGTGTGGAAAAATTGCCCGGTGAATTTTTGCGGAAAGGCCGGTTTGATGAAATTTTCTTTGTTGATTTACCCAACGCCGAAGAACGCCAGGATATTTTTCGGATTCATCTGTCTAAACGGCGACGGGACATTGATCGATTTGATTTGGAACAGTTGGCCCAGGTGTGCGATGGCTTTTCAGGAGCCGAAATTGAACAGGCCATTGTGGCAGCGATGTATGAGGCCTTTGCCCAGGGGCGGGAATTTACCCAACTCGACATTATTGCCACCAGCCGCGCCACCCAACCCCTGTCCAAAACCATGCAGGAACAGGTCACGGCCCTCCGAGATTGGGCCCGACAACGAGCGCGACCGGCTGCAGCTTCCGTGGCGGAATATCAACGCCTGGAGTTCTAA
- a CDS encoding DUF1257 domain-containing protein — MSHFSTLRTKITDAEILKSSLRDLGIAVKTEADVRGYNGQRVRSDIVAVLDGEYDLGWSRNADGSFDLIADLWGVAKKHNQTELINSINQKYAINKTLAEVKRPGLQNANVKLVVHG, encoded by the coding sequence ATGTCTCACTTCAGCACCTTACGCACCAAAATCACCGATGCCGAAATCCTCAAGTCTTCTTTACGGGATTTAGGGATTGCTGTGAAAACTGAAGCCGATGTGCGCGGGTACAACGGTCAACGGGTGCGCTCTGATATCGTGGCTGTCTTGGACGGCGAATACGATCTCGGTTGGTCTCGCAATGCTGATGGTAGCTTTGACTTGATCGCTGATCTTTGGGGTGTGGCTAAAAAGCACAACCAAACTGAGTTGATCAACTCCATCAATCAGAAGTATGCGATCAACAAAACCTTAGCCGAAGTCAAACGGCCTGGCCTGCAAAACGCCAACGTTAAATTGGTCGTTCACGGCTAA
- a CDS encoding isoaspartyl peptidase/L-asparaginase, whose amino-acid sequence MVQPKLIIHGGAGSSLQDKGGLESVREDLRGIVYQIYARLQAGEQAISAAVFGCRLLEDRPRFNAGTGSVLQSDGQIRMSAALMDGTRQRLSGVINVSRLKNPIDLAEFLQSEDDRVLSDVGAAELARELHIPIYNPMTDLRLNEWVAERAGNFERTMANVVAEPGRGTIGVVVLDQQGQLAVATSTGGKGFERIGRVSDSAMPAGNYANEFAAVSCTGIGEDIIDECLAARIVVRVTDGMQLSGAFQKSFQEAASRNRDFGAIGIDRTGNLAWGKTCDVLLAAYHDGSKIDDTLELPGGVQTT is encoded by the coding sequence GTGGTACAGCCAAAACTAATCATCCACGGTGGGGCCGGTAGTTCGTTACAGGATAAAGGCGGCTTGGAATCTGTGCGGGAAGATCTGCGCGGGATTGTTTATCAAATTTATGCCCGTCTCCAGGCCGGGGAACAGGCGATTTCGGCGGCGGTGTTTGGCTGTCGGCTCTTGGAGGATCGACCCCGGTTTAATGCGGGTACAGGCTCGGTATTGCAGTCCGATGGGCAAATTCGGATGAGTGCCGCGCTGATGGATGGGACCCGGCAACGCTTGAGTGGGGTAATCAATGTCTCGCGCCTGAAAAATCCGATTGATTTGGCTGAGTTCTTGCAATCTGAGGATGATCGGGTCTTGTCCGATGTGGGGGCGGCAGAATTGGCGAGAGAACTGCATATCCCGATTTATAACCCGATGACGGATTTGCGCTTAAACGAATGGGTCGCGGAACGGGCGGGGAATTTTGAGCGGACTATGGCCAATGTGGTGGCAGAACCTGGCCGGGGCACGATTGGAGTAGTGGTCTTGGATCAGCAGGGTCAGTTAGCGGTGGCAACTTCAACGGGTGGGAAAGGCTTTGAGCGGATTGGGCGAGTGAGTGATTCAGCCATGCCAGCGGGAAATTATGCCAACGAGTTTGCGGCGGTGAGTTGTACTGGAATTGGTGAGGACATTATTGATGAATGTTTGGCGGCCCGGATTGTGGTGCGGGTGACAGATGGGATGCAGTTATCAGGTGCGTTTCAAAAATCCTTTCAAGAGGCAGCCTCCCGGAACCGAGATTTTGGTGCGATTGGGATTGATCGGACAGGTAACTTGGCCTGGGGGAAAACCTGTGATGTCCTGTTGGCGGCTTATCATGATGGCAGCAAAATTGATGACACCTTAGAGTTACCGGGGGGGGTGCAAACGACTTAG